A stretch of the Desulfobaccales bacterium genome encodes the following:
- a CDS encoding P1 family peptidase: MITRVQGFEVGHAHDFQGVTGCTVILCPPGTVGAADVRGSAAGTRQMDALAGLHIVEEVQGVCIAGGSAFGLDAAGGVMAYLEERGRGFDVGLTHVPIVPTAVIYDLAVGDCRARPDKPMGYAACQAALARPQGDGNVGAGLGASVGKLFGVQQASKGGLGTSFLEGPQGLVVGALVVVNAFGDVVDPLTGAILAGARKNPDSREFADAVMMIRQGSVRRQFGELNTTIGVVATNARLSREQTQKIAQMGHNALARGIRPVHTLFDGDLVFALAHPEVAADVHTVGVLAEAALAGAIVNAVKSAQGLAGLPSYQDLHDDAK, from the coding sequence ATGATTACCCGGGTCCAGGGGTTCGAAGTAGGCCATGCTCATGATTTTCAGGGGGTCACCGGCTGCACCGTCATTCTGTGCCCCCCGGGGACGGTGGGCGCCGCCGATGTGCGGGGTTCCGCCGCGGGCACCCGCCAGATGGATGCCCTCGCGGGCCTGCATATCGTCGAGGAAGTCCAGGGGGTTTGTATCGCCGGGGGCAGCGCCTTTGGCCTGGATGCCGCAGGCGGCGTCATGGCCTACCTGGAAGAGCGGGGCCGTGGTTTCGATGTGGGCCTCACCCATGTCCCCATCGTGCCCACCGCGGTGATTTACGACCTGGCCGTGGGCGACTGCCGGGCGCGGCCCGATAAGCCGATGGGCTATGCTGCCTGCCAGGCGGCTTTAGCCCGGCCCCAGGGCGATGGCAACGTCGGAGCCGGCCTGGGCGCGTCCGTGGGTAAATTATTCGGGGTGCAACAGGCCTCCAAGGGCGGCCTGGGGACGAGTTTCCTGGAAGGCCCTCAGGGCCTGGTGGTGGGGGCACTGGTCGTGGTCAACGCCTTTGGCGACGTGGTGGACCCGCTGACCGGCGCCATTCTGGCCGGCGCCCGAAAGAATCCGGATAGCCGGGAGTTCGCCGACGCCGTCATGATGATCCGCCAGGGTTCGGTGCGGCGCCAATTTGGCGAACTCAACACCACCATCGGCGTGGTGGCTACCAACGCCAGACTCAGCCGGGAGCAGACCCAGAAGATCGCCCAGATGGGGCACAATGCCCTGGCCCGCGGTATCCGCCCGGTGCATACTTTGTTTGACGGCGACCTGGTTTTCGCCCTGGCGCACCCTGAGGTTGCGGCCGACGTGCATACCGTGGGGGTGCTGGCGGAAGCCGCTCTGGCAGGTGCCATTGTCAACGCCGTCAAGAGCGCCCAGGGTCTGGCGGGGCTGCCCAGCTATCAGGACTTGCATGATGACGCAAAATAG
- a CDS encoding penicillin-binding protein activator — MVRKLACLFLFILLLPACAGMQFPSQAPAPKEVKPTETGLFQKAENSYHQLAYRQAYQQYSYYLELYPQGSRAMEARLKEAEILGLLGDWQGSLKHYQGILARQPNPDVSLKARYGIGRAYFKLGDNQQASQVLDNLTGTDMPRSLWFSTQALLAEIALKQGNVPQAFNRLRLAAQDLSSGDPEWFEDLKTRLLEQATVPELEQLAALYRDNPLSAALLLRLARQAQEARQTDEAAKWLETLKERFPTSPETAAAERLLAGNKVELGCLLPLSGQLSSIGFRVQRGMELAAKKAPVKLVFKDTGSNPETGASLTRELAQNANVLAVVGPLSSAVAQSAAEAAQASSLPLIALSQKDGLTRTGAWIFQAFLTPRQQVRALVGYAAGKGIKRFAILYPDSSYGRTFLQNFQEEVTAQGGEVASQAFYSPGSQEFAPTLTAMAESLKLQGGGTPQATALFLPDDAATVAAIVAGLNATPLKGSLILGTNLLHNPQIAAPQLTALQGIIFPEAFFAGDPNPEVKKFIAAYRQQYGTEPDYLATQGYVVIRLLARVAESHQALSRTSLPQQLLALKAVPSLPWFRGFNDQREEEAALYLLTFTEGGIQMVPPVSGAEPAQ; from the coding sequence ATGGTCCGAAAACTTGCGTGCCTGTTCCTGTTCATTCTGTTGCTGCCGGCTTGCGCCGGCATGCAGTTTCCTTCCCAGGCTCCGGCCCCGAAGGAGGTCAAGCCCACCGAAACCGGGCTCTTTCAGAAAGCCGAAAACAGTTACCACCAGTTGGCCTACCGTCAGGCGTATCAGCAATATTCCTACTACCTGGAGCTCTATCCCCAGGGGTCCCGGGCCATGGAGGCCCGCCTTAAGGAAGCCGAGATCCTGGGGCTGCTCGGTGACTGGCAGGGGTCTTTAAAGCATTACCAGGGCATTCTGGCCCGCCAGCCCAACCCGGACGTTTCCCTGAAGGCGCGGTACGGCATCGGGCGGGCCTATTTCAAACTGGGCGATAATCAGCAGGCCTCCCAGGTTTTGGACAACCTCACCGGCACGGATATGCCCCGGTCCTTGTGGTTCTCCACCCAGGCCCTCCTGGCCGAGATCGCCTTGAAGCAGGGGAACGTGCCCCAAGCCTTCAATCGACTCCGTTTGGCGGCCCAGGATCTGAGTTCCGGAGACCCGGAGTGGTTCGAGGACCTGAAGACCCGCCTCCTGGAGCAGGCCACCGTCCCGGAACTTGAGCAATTGGCGGCCCTGTACCGGGATAATCCCCTGAGCGCGGCCCTGCTCCTGCGCCTGGCGCGACAGGCCCAGGAGGCGCGCCAAACGGATGAAGCCGCAAAATGGCTGGAGACCCTCAAAGAGCGCTTCCCAACGAGTCCCGAGACCGCAGCGGCCGAACGGCTCCTGGCCGGCAATAAAGTGGAGTTGGGCTGCCTTTTGCCCTTGAGCGGTCAGTTGAGTTCCATCGGCTTTCGGGTCCAGCGGGGCATGGAACTGGCGGCCAAAAAAGCCCCGGTGAAACTGGTGTTCAAAGACACTGGTTCGAACCCGGAGACCGGGGCCAGCCTCACCCGGGAGTTGGCCCAGAATGCCAATGTCCTGGCGGTGGTGGGCCCCCTGTCATCGGCGGTGGCCCAGAGTGCGGCCGAAGCGGCCCAGGCGTCGTCGCTGCCTCTCATCGCCTTATCGCAGAAAGATGGCCTTACCCGGACGGGAGCCTGGATTTTTCAGGCCTTCTTGACGCCCCGGCAGCAGGTGCGGGCCCTGGTGGGCTACGCTGCGGGTAAGGGCATCAAGCGCTTTGCCATCCTCTACCCTGATTCCTCCTATGGCCGCACCTTTCTCCAGAATTTCCAGGAAGAGGTGACTGCGCAGGGGGGTGAGGTGGCCAGCCAAGCTTTCTATAGCCCCGGCTCCCAGGAGTTCGCACCCACCCTGACCGCCATGGCGGAGAGCCTCAAGCTCCAAGGAGGCGGCACGCCGCAGGCCACCGCCCTATTCCTGCCGGATGACGCCGCCACTGTGGCCGCCATCGTCGCGGGTTTGAACGCCACCCCACTGAAGGGCTCCCTGATACTGGGCACCAATCTGCTGCATAATCCTCAAATCGCCGCACCCCAGTTGACGGCCTTGCAAGGGATCATCTTCCCCGAGGCCTTTTTTGCCGGCGACCCCAACCCGGAGGTCAAGAAATTCATCGCCGCCTACCGGCAGCAGTACGGCACGGAACCGGATTACCTGGCAACCCAGGGCTATGTGGTGATCCGCCTCCTGGCCCGGGTGGCCGAGAGCCACCAGGCCCTCAGCCGGACCTCCTTGCCTCAGCAGTTGTTGGCCCTCAAGGCCGTCCCCAGTCTGCCCTGGTTCAGGGGGTTCAATGACCAGCGGGAGGAAGAAGCGGCGCTCTATCTTCTCACCTTCACGGAGGGCGGCATCCAAATGGTCCCGCCGGTCTCCGGAGCCGAGCCGGCCCAATGA
- the dnaK gene encoding molecular chaperone DnaK, with amino-acid sequence MSKVIGIDLGTTNSCVAIMEGGEPKVIPNVEGTRTTPSVVAFTESGERLVGQIAKRQAITNPLNTVFSVKRLMGRKFSDPEVQRDLKVLPYKIVQAENGDAHIDIRGKVYSPSEISSMILNKMKQTAEEYLGEKVTEAVITVPAYFNDAQRQATKDAGAIAGLNVLRIINEPTAASMAYGLDKKKDERIAVFDLGGGTFDISVLEIGEGVFEVKSTNGDTHLGGDDFDQRVIDFLADEFMREQGINLRNDKMALQRLKEAAEKAKMELSTSMETEVNLPFITADATGPKHLLIKVSRAKLEGLVAELINKMEGPCKQALQDAKTTPKDIDEVILVGGMTRMPKVQDKVKELFAKEPHKGVNPDEVVAVGAAIQAGVLKGEVKDVLLLDVTPLSLGIETLGGVFTKIIDRNTTIPTKKSQVFSTAADNQTAVTIHVLQGERDMAGDNKTMGRFELFGIPPAPRGIPQVEVAFDIDANGIVHVSAKDLGTGREQSIRITAPSGLNKEEIDKLIKDAEMHAAEDHKKRELIEARNQADTLIYTTEKTLADLGEKVEAATKSDIESHIAGLKTAMEGTDMEDIKQKSEALMKASHKLAEQMYAKTGGPGAGAGPEAGPGAGPGQGEKAKKPEEEVVEAEFEEVK; translated from the coding sequence ATGTCCAAGGTTATAGGCATCGATTTAGGCACCACCAACTCCTGTGTGGCTATCATGGAAGGTGGCGAGCCCAAGGTCATCCCCAACGTGGAAGGCACGCGCACCACGCCTTCCGTGGTAGCTTTTACCGAGAGCGGCGAACGGTTGGTGGGACAGATCGCCAAGCGTCAGGCCATCACCAACCCTTTAAATACCGTGTTTTCCGTCAAACGTCTCATGGGCCGGAAATTTAGCGACCCGGAAGTGCAGCGGGACCTCAAAGTCCTCCCGTACAAGATCGTGCAGGCCGAAAACGGCGACGCACACATCGATATCCGGGGCAAGGTTTATTCCCCCTCCGAGATTTCGTCCATGATCCTCAACAAGATGAAGCAGACCGCGGAAGAGTATTTGGGCGAAAAAGTTACCGAGGCGGTGATCACCGTGCCGGCCTACTTCAACGACGCCCAGCGCCAGGCCACCAAAGATGCCGGGGCCATCGCCGGCCTTAACGTGCTGCGTATCATCAACGAGCCCACCGCGGCTTCCATGGCCTACGGGTTGGATAAGAAGAAGGACGAGCGCATCGCGGTCTTCGACCTGGGCGGCGGCACCTTCGACATCTCCGTCCTGGAGATCGGCGAAGGCGTCTTCGAGGTCAAATCCACCAACGGCGACACCCATCTGGGGGGCGACGATTTCGACCAGCGGGTCATCGACTTTTTGGCCGATGAGTTCATGCGGGAACAGGGCATCAATCTGCGCAATGACAAAATGGCCCTGCAACGTTTGAAAGAAGCGGCGGAAAAGGCCAAGATGGAGCTCTCCACCTCCATGGAGACCGAGGTCAACCTGCCCTTCATCACCGCCGACGCTACCGGACCCAAGCACCTGCTCATCAAGGTCAGCCGGGCCAAGCTGGAGGGCCTGGTGGCCGAACTCATTAACAAGATGGAGGGACCCTGTAAGCAGGCCCTACAGGACGCCAAGACCACGCCCAAGGATATCGACGAAGTTATCCTGGTGGGCGGCATGACCCGCATGCCCAAGGTCCAGGACAAGGTTAAAGAGCTCTTCGCCAAGGAACCCCACAAAGGGGTGAACCCTGACGAAGTGGTGGCCGTGGGCGCCGCTATCCAGGCCGGGGTGCTCAAGGGCGAAGTCAAAGATGTCCTCTTGCTGGATGTCACGCCCCTGTCCCTGGGGATCGAAACTCTGGGCGGCGTCTTTACCAAGATCATCGACCGCAACACCACCATCCCCACCAAGAAGAGCCAGGTGTTCTCCACTGCGGCGGACAACCAGACCGCGGTGACCATCCACGTGCTTCAGGGTGAGCGGGATATGGCGGGGGACAACAAGACGATGGGGCGGTTCGAACTGTTCGGCATTCCACCGGCCCCCCGGGGCATCCCCCAGGTTGAGGTTGCCTTCGACATCGATGCCAACGGTATCGTCCACGTTTCCGCCAAGGACCTGGGCACCGGCCGGGAGCAGTCCATCCGCATTACCGCTCCCAGCGGCCTGAACAAGGAAGAGATCGACAAGCTGATCAAGGACGCGGAAATGCACGCCGCGGAAGACCACAAGAAGCGGGAATTGATCGAAGCCCGCAACCAGGCCGACACCTTGATCTACACCACCGAAAAGACCCTGGCCGATCTGGGCGAGAAAGTGGAAGCGGCCACCAAGAGCGATATCGAAAGCCACATCGCCGGACTAAAGACCGCCATGGAAGGCACCGACATGGAGGACATCAAGCAAAAGAGCGAGGCGCTTATGAAGGCTTCCCATAAGCTGGCGGAGCAGATGTACGCCAAGACCGGTGGGCCTGGCGCCGGCGCGGGCCCGGAGGCCGGTCCCGGGGCAGGGCCGGGCCAGGGAGAGAAGGCCAAGAAGCCCGAAGAAGAAGTGGTGGAGGCCGAGTTCGAAGAAGTGAAGTAG
- the grpE gene encoding nucleotide exchange factor GrpE, whose protein sequence is MTLTKPPKGSPDPAAPEEQTDPQVDLALLSDPAELQKQLLQKTKEAEENYARLVRLAADMENIKKRQEKDRADLLLFANENLIKELLPVVDNLERALDHGRQSEAPEALLEGIDLVYQGFQKALARFGVSPLESVGQQFDPSFHNAVMQEETAEVPDCTVTKELQKGYLMNQRLLRPAMVVVARNPQNENTSCQTD, encoded by the coding sequence ATGACCTTAACCAAACCCCCCAAGGGTTCCCCTGACCCTGCGGCTCCTGAGGAACAGACGGACCCGCAGGTGGACCTGGCGCTCTTAAGCGACCCGGCGGAGTTACAAAAGCAGCTTTTGCAAAAGACCAAGGAAGCCGAAGAAAACTATGCCCGCCTGGTCCGGCTGGCTGCCGATATGGAAAATATAAAAAAGCGCCAGGAAAAGGACCGCGCCGATCTGCTCCTGTTCGCCAACGAAAACCTCATCAAAGAACTCCTGCCCGTGGTGGACAACCTGGAAAGGGCGTTGGACCACGGCCGGCAATCGGAGGCTCCGGAGGCGTTACTGGAAGGCATCGACCTGGTGTACCAGGGTTTTCAAAAGGCCCTGGCTCGCTTCGGCGTCTCGCCGCTAGAGAGCGTGGGCCAGCAGTTCGACCCGTCTTTTCATAACGCCGTCATGCAGGAGGAGACCGCGGAGGTTCCCGATTGCACCGTCACCAAAGAGTTACAAAAGGGCTACCTGATGAACCAGCGCCTGCTTAGGCCGGCCATGGTCGTGGTGGCCCGCAATCCCCAAAACGAAAATACTTCATGTCAAACCGATTGA
- the hrcA gene encoding heat-inducible transcriptional repressor HrcA: MEHLGERATWVLKSVVAQYIVTGEPVGSRTVAKTSGLNLSSATIRNLMLDLEEAGYLHQPHTSAGRLPTPKGFRYYVDHILPVQELGRSMRQQIQEAFASPGHEPQELFRQASRVLSFMTGHPALLLAPRPQGMRLKHMQFISLSEDGVLTILVSQDNQVQTRFVRSEHRFSQEVLDRFSRYLNELCQNLTLGESRQAILGKMEEEKSLFDKMISQALTLSRQALQNDEEEELYIEGTSHILDYPEFTADVDKIRSIFKAFEEKHHLVLLLDQTMAAQGVQIIISPEEHFPEMQLSLVASSYGAQDTQLGSLGVIGPMRMDYARLVPIVRYTAAMVTDLLTKRQS; encoded by the coding sequence ATGGAACACCTGGGGGAACGAGCTACCTGGGTCCTGAAAAGCGTGGTGGCTCAGTACATTGTGACCGGCGAACCGGTGGGGTCCCGGACCGTGGCCAAGACCTCGGGGCTCAACCTCTCTTCCGCCACCATCCGCAACCTCATGCTGGACCTGGAAGAGGCGGGTTACCTGCACCAACCTCACACCTCGGCCGGGCGCCTCCCCACCCCCAAAGGGTTCCGGTATTATGTGGATCATATCCTGCCCGTCCAGGAACTGGGCCGCTCAATGCGGCAGCAGATCCAGGAGGCCTTTGCGTCACCGGGTCACGAGCCCCAGGAGCTGTTCCGCCAGGCCTCCCGGGTGCTTTCATTCATGACCGGCCATCCCGCGCTGCTCCTGGCGCCGCGGCCCCAGGGCATGCGCCTCAAGCACATGCAGTTCATCAGCTTAAGTGAAGATGGCGTCCTGACTATCCTGGTATCGCAGGATAATCAGGTGCAGACCCGGTTCGTGCGCAGCGAGCACCGGTTTTCCCAGGAAGTCTTGGACCGGTTTAGCCGCTATCTCAATGAGCTCTGCCAGAATCTGACCCTGGGCGAGTCGCGCCAGGCGATTCTGGGCAAGATGGAAGAAGAAAAGAGCCTGTTCGATAAAATGATTTCCCAGGCCTTGACCCTGAGCCGGCAAGCCTTGCAAAACGACGAGGAAGAAGAGCTCTACATCGAGGGCACCAGTCATATCCTGGATTACCCGGAATTCACCGCGGATGTGGACAAGATCCGCAGCATTTTCAAGGCCTTTGAAGAAAAGCACCATCTCGTCCTGTTGCTGGATCAAACTATGGCGGCCCAGGGCGTGCAGATTATCATCAGCCCGGAGGAGCATTTTCCCGAGATGCAGTTGTCTCTGGTGGCCTCGTCTTACGGCGCCCAGGACACGCAGTTGGGCAGCCTGGGGGTCATCGGCCCCATGCGCATGGATTATGCCCGGCTGGTCCCCATCGTGAGGTACACCGCCGCCATGGTTACGGACCTGCTCACCAAGCGGCAGTCGTGA
- the phoU gene encoding phosphate signaling complex protein PhoU, with the protein MVSASDERPRSKAKFSQEQAALQDKLTELASLSATAMEKSVRAVLWCDPDLARQVITADTAINDLEEDIDRECVRLIALFQPVAGDLRQLMAVDHIITELERIGDSATNIAEEVLTLGQLPPRALHPQLEFMAQSVQEMVRQSLDAFFRSNAHLARQVCLADTDVDALDQAIIQDLLLEMAGAPRAIVPSQSQINIVRNLERVGDHATNIAEQVVYMVEGESIRHRCQG; encoded by the coding sequence ATGGTATCGGCATCAGACGAAAGACCCCGGAGCAAGGCCAAATTTTCTCAGGAACAGGCGGCCTTGCAGGACAAGCTCACGGAGCTGGCGAGCCTTTCCGCCACCGCCATGGAGAAGAGCGTCCGGGCCGTGCTGTGGTGTGACCCGGACCTGGCTCGCCAGGTGATCACCGCGGACACCGCCATCAATGACCTGGAAGAAGACATCGACCGGGAATGCGTGCGCCTCATCGCCTTGTTTCAACCGGTGGCCGGGGATCTGCGCCAACTCATGGCTGTGGACCATATCATCACCGAATTGGAGCGTATCGGCGACTCGGCCACCAACATCGCCGAAGAGGTGCTCACCCTAGGGCAATTGCCGCCCCGGGCACTTCATCCCCAACTGGAGTTCATGGCGCAAAGCGTCCAGGAGATGGTGCGCCAAAGCCTGGACGCCTTCTTCCGGAGCAATGCTCACCTGGCCCGGCAGGTCTGTCTGGCGGATACTGACGTCGACGCCCTGGACCAGGCCATTATCCAGGATCTGCTCCTGGAGATGGCCGGGGCCCCGAGGGCCATCGTTCCCAGTCAGAGCCAGATTAATATCGTGCGGAATCTGGAGCGGGTGGGGGACCACGCCACTAACATCGCCGAACAGGTGGTCTATATGGTGGAGGGCGAAAGCATCCGCCACCGCTGCCAGGGGTAG
- a CDS encoding tetratricopeptide repeat protein, protein MGFRKVLILAWSVLLFLSLALPGLAITPYDDVLVQQAAQNLQQENYDEALAQLTEAWQKGVHTPEKAFLLGQTYRLMLNYPKAKEYLEEALRLKPGFHPAELMLADTLMALDQPKDAVPVLQKLEASGFEPGQTAFLLGVATTKEGKYSEALDYFNKAKADPRMAQEATFQASLALAALNRVKEAQKTMAESIALNPQSQTADFAQRYMGVLTERAESLRPFHITASMGYDYDSNISVSPASPGQVTKISGKGGSVFTQTALMEYTLLPAGPFSVLGQYSYFQNFHPTVPGFDIMSHFVGLTPTYGFKNGRFWFPASFTYMDLQSDKYYTGFLFTPTYLHLFTENIGVEAGAKYNRQYYPSPVFFKQDIRSGKALGGSLGMYYFFKKQKGYAQVRASVEQNDTVGNNWDSFTYRLLMAFLYPITDKWKYNIFLDLMHQPFSNDFYNGATIGNIQGAPLLPQPNRLDQILILGMMSTYEFLKGLEFGVHWYYIRDNSNIALYNYSRHIVGCQFAYRY, encoded by the coding sequence ATGGGTTTCCGGAAAGTTTTGATCCTCGCATGGTCAGTTTTGCTGTTTTTAAGCTTGGCGCTGCCGGGTCTGGCGATCACGCCGTATGACGATGTGCTGGTGCAACAGGCCGCGCAAAACCTGCAACAGGAGAATTATGACGAGGCCCTGGCCCAATTGACCGAGGCCTGGCAAAAAGGCGTCCATACCCCGGAAAAAGCCTTTCTCTTGGGCCAGACCTACCGGCTTATGCTCAATTACCCCAAGGCCAAGGAGTATTTGGAAGAAGCCTTGCGCTTGAAACCGGGCTTTCATCCGGCGGAATTGATGCTGGCCGACACCCTCATGGCCCTGGATCAACCCAAGGATGCCGTGCCCGTTCTGCAAAAGCTGGAGGCCTCCGGCTTCGAGCCGGGCCAAACGGCCTTCCTGTTGGGGGTAGCGACTACCAAGGAAGGCAAGTACAGCGAAGCCCTGGACTATTTTAACAAGGCTAAAGCCGATCCCCGGATGGCTCAGGAAGCCACCTTCCAGGCCAGCCTGGCCCTGGCCGCCCTCAATCGCGTCAAAGAAGCCCAAAAAACCATGGCCGAGAGCATTGCGCTGAACCCCCAGAGCCAGACCGCGGATTTCGCCCAACGCTATATGGGGGTCCTGACCGAGCGGGCAGAGTCCCTGCGCCCCTTCCACATCACCGCCTCCATGGGCTATGACTACGACTCCAATATCTCCGTGTCGCCGGCCTCACCGGGCCAGGTAACCAAAATATCCGGGAAGGGCGGGTCGGTGTTCACCCAGACGGCCCTGATGGAATACACCCTTCTCCCGGCCGGCCCCTTCAGCGTATTGGGGCAATACTCCTATTTCCAGAATTTCCATCCCACGGTGCCGGGCTTCGACATCATGAGTCACTTTGTGGGGCTTACCCCCACCTATGGCTTCAAAAACGGCCGGTTTTGGTTTCCCGCCAGTTTCACCTACATGGATTTGCAGTCCGATAAATATTACACCGGGTTCCTCTTCACCCCCACCTATCTCCATCTCTTCACCGAAAATATCGGCGTGGAAGCGGGGGCCAAGTATAATCGCCAATACTATCCATCCCCTGTATTCTTCAAGCAGGATATTCGGAGCGGCAAAGCCTTGGGCGGCAGCCTAGGTATGTATTATTTTTTCAAAAAACAGAAGGGCTATGCCCAGGTGCGGGCCAGTGTGGAGCAGAATGACACGGTCGGTAACAACTGGGACAGCTTCACCTACCGCCTGCTCATGGCGTTCCTCTATCCCATCACCGATAAATGGAAATATAATATTTTCCTGGACCTCATGCACCAGCCCTTTTCCAACGATTTCTACAATGGGGCCACGATCGGCAATATCCAAGGAGCGCCCTTGTTACCCCAACCCAATCGGCTGGACCAGATCTTGATCCTGGGCATGATGTCCACCTATGAATTCCTCAAAGGCCTGGAGTTCGGCGTCCATTGGTACTATATTCGGGATAATTCCAATATCGCGTTGTACAATTATAGCCGCCACATCGTCGGCTGCCAGTTCGCTTACCGTTACTAG
- a CDS encoding FecR family protein: protein MKTCVCLCGILAAVFLLACFQAQAAVVGRFTQVDGRVDLLKGGNLPATLIKVDDTVEPQDVIRTKSLSKAQITFIDNSVITISPESRVAIETYVVDLAQGKRQAVLEVFQGLALALVNKIYKAEEPDFVVKTHTAIMGVRGTEIGIRVHPNSSTIMNFKGLTQVGNIFPEVSQLFLKAFKVAYSFGPLNDKSGRWVFLKDMQGTTVDRNLPPTLPYGITSQDRDLFMRQLTTAAPQVNKNSQDTARNAALNPAAATMPVSLPGAQAILTILNTVTVPPTVTQPTVTPTAVTPSQPTAPPPSLPKNSGPLGGDSNRLLQNVKSPTP, encoded by the coding sequence ATGAAGACGTGTGTATGCCTTTGCGGTATATTAGCGGCAGTATTTTTGCTCGCTTGTTTCCAGGCCCAGGCCGCGGTGGTGGGCCGTTTTACCCAGGTGGATGGTCGGGTGGATCTCCTCAAAGGGGGCAATCTTCCAGCCACTCTGATCAAGGTCGACGACACCGTAGAGCCCCAAGATGTAATCCGCACCAAATCCCTGTCTAAAGCCCAAATCACTTTCATCGACAACAGCGTCATCACCATTTCCCCGGAAAGCCGTGTTGCCATCGAAACTTATGTGGTGGACCTGGCGCAAGGAAAACGCCAGGCGGTGCTGGAGGTCTTTCAAGGCCTGGCCCTGGCCCTGGTCAATAAAATCTACAAAGCCGAGGAACCGGATTTCGTCGTTAAAACCCATACCGCCATTATGGGAGTGCGAGGCACCGAAATCGGCATTCGCGTCCACCCCAATAGTTCAACCATCATGAATTTTAAAGGCCTCACCCAGGTTGGCAATATCTTTCCGGAGGTGAGCCAATTGTTTTTGAAGGCCTTCAAAGTCGCTTACTCCTTCGGCCCCTTGAACGATAAGTCCGGCCGTTGGGTGTTTTTAAAAGATATGCAAGGCACTACAGTGGACCGCAACCTGCCCCCCACCTTGCCTTATGGAATCACGAGCCAAGACCGCGATCTATTTATGCGGCAACTCACCACTGCTGCCCCCCAGGTGAACAAAAACTCCCAGGACACCGCCCGCAACGCCGCTCTGAACCCTGCGGCCGCAACCATGCCGGTCAGCTTGCCTGGTGCACAAGCCATATTAACTATTCTGAATACTGTCACCGTGCCGCCAACAGTGACACAGCCGACGGTGACGCCCACTGCGGTAACCCCAAGCCAGCCTACCGCCCCACCCCCGAGTCTGCCGAAAAACAGTGGCCCGCTCGGTGGGGACAGCAACAGACTCCTCCAGAACGTTAAATCGCCTACTCCTTAA
- a CDS encoding FecR family protein, whose amino-acid sequence MKRHFMFKSMLMVCAAMLTYATVAGAATVGRFTLVEGRVDLLKDGNLPATVVKVDDAVGSGDVIRTKSLSRAQITFIDNSTLTISPESRIAIEEFTFDAAQNKRSAVLKIFQGLALAVVNKIIKADEPDFVVKTHTAIVGVRGTEFGVRLSPNSSTILNFMGATQVGNIFPEVSRLFLKAFKVAFSFGWNNGTNRWVLLKAMQGTTVGLNVPPTKPFAISREDQMQFMRQLATNAGGRGNAPQGLPQTIAGSSIPTTGPPSITTPGTPSTLNLLTTVTVPPTLAPQAKTPPPTPPAVSAPTHSTSTGSTGSTGSISTGY is encoded by the coding sequence ATGAAAAGACACTTCATGTTCAAGTCTATGCTGATGGTTTGCGCAGCAATGCTGACTTATGCGACTGTAGCCGGTGCCGCGACCGTAGGCCGTTTTACCCTGGTTGAAGGCCGGGTGGACCTCCTGAAGGACGGCAACCTGCCCGCCACAGTCGTCAAGGTTGACGATGCGGTGGGGTCCGGAGACGTCATCCGCACCAAGTCCCTCTCCCGGGCCCAAATTACCTTTATCGACAATTCCACTCTGACCATTTCTCCGGAAAGCCGCATCGCCATCGAAGAATTCACCTTTGACGCGGCCCAGAACAAGCGCAGTGCCGTGCTGAAAATTTTTCAGGGTCTAGCCCTGGCCGTCGTCAACAAAATCATCAAGGCCGATGAACCGGATTTCGTGGTCAAGACCCATACCGCCATTGTGGGGGTAAGGGGCACCGAGTTCGGCGTTCGCCTCAGTCCCAACAGTTCGACAATCTTGAATTTTATGGGCGCAACCCAAGTGGGCAACATCTTCCCTGAAGTGAGCCGGTTGTTTCTCAAGGCCTTCAAAGTGGCCTTCTCCTTCGGCTGGAACAATGGCACCAATCGGTGGGTCCTCCTGAAAGCCATGCAAGGAACCACGGTGGGGCTCAATGTGCCCCCGACCAAGCCCTTCGCCATCAGTCGGGAAGATCAGATGCAGTTCATGCGCCAACTCGCCACCAATGCCGGTGGCCGGGGTAATGCCCCCCAGGGCCTGCCCCAAACCATCGCGGGTTCGTCCATCCCCACGACCGGGCCGCCCTCCATCACCACCCCGGGCACCCCCAGCACGTTGAATCTGCTGACCACCGTGACCGTGCCGCCCACACTGGCGCCCCAGGCCAAGACACCTCCTCCAACGCCCCCTGCCGTCTCCGCACCTACGCATAGTACCAGCACCGGCAGCACTGGTAGCACCGGTAGTATCAGCACCGGTTACTAA